The following are encoded together in the candidate division WOR-3 bacterium genome:
- a CDS encoding pyruvate kinase alpha/beta domain-containing protein produces MEKISIETVYFEEPGVVNTEETLKIALKRLKELRIEQIVIASTTGYTALKAMELFKDPKPIIVTHSTGFNKPNEQEFPGETRKKLEEMGATILTSLHSFGGIGRAVRKKFQTYQLEDILAGTLRIFGEGTKVACEITLMAADAGLINTDKEVIAIGGTGRGADTALVLKPANTQNFFDLRVKEVLCKPRF; encoded by the coding sequence ATGGAAAAAATTTCTATAGAGACTGTCTATTTTGAAGAACCCGGAGTGGTAAATACAGAAGAGACTCTTAAAATTGCTTTAAAACGTTTGAAAGAGCTAAGAATAGAACAAATTGTTATTGCTTCTACAACGGGATATACTGCTCTTAAGGCTATGGAGCTTTTTAAAGATCCTAAGCCTATAATTGTTACTCACTCCACAGGTTTTAATAAACCAAATGAACAGGAATTTCCAGGAGAGACGAGAAAGAAGCTTGAGGAGATGGGTGCTACTATTTTGACCTCTCTGCATTCATTTGGTGGAATAGGAAGAGCGGTTCGTAAGAAATTCCAGACTTATCAACTTGAAGACATTTTGGCTGGAACCCTTCGCATTTTTGGAGAAGGGACAAAAGTGGCTTGTGAGATTACTCTTATGGCAGCAGATGCAGGGCTTATAAATACGGATAAAGAAGTCATTGCGATTGGAGGAACTGGAAGAGGTGCTGATACTGCTTTGGTTTTAAAACCTGCAAATACTCAGAATTTCTTTGATCTAAGAGTGAAAGAAGTTCTTTGTAAACCTCGATTTTAG
- a CDS encoding energy-coupling factor ABC transporter ATP-binding protein has translation MIILKNVCFSYEDKEIIKDCSISLGLDEFHLLVGPTGAGKSTFAMILKGLLQPNKGRIFLAKGDLSSLRRKMGLMFQFPEDFFFNDTVLEEMIYGIRKEERESLKEKIKETLELLGLTEDILNHSPFELSYGEQRMLCLASLLIWEPTYLILDDPFVGLDWKNKDKVVTVLKTLKRKLGITIISQDFDSVISFVDRVSLLMDGKIIFSFPPQEVDWELVKKAGCDLPSSVILAEKLKENGIKLRSDIIPYTTEKLIEALKF, from the coding sequence ATGATTATTCTGAAAAATGTTTGTTTTAGCTATGAGGATAAAGAGATTATAAAAGACTGCTCAATTTCACTCGGTTTAGATGAATTTCACCTTTTGGTTGGTCCAACAGGTGCAGGGAAAAGCACCTTTGCAATGATACTAAAAGGGCTTCTTCAACCAAATAAGGGTAGGATCTTTTTAGCAAAAGGGGATCTTAGTAGTTTAAGAAGAAAAATGGGATTAATGTTTCAATTTCCTGAAGATTTTTTCTTTAACGATACAGTCCTTGAAGAGATGATTTACGGTATAAGAAAAGAAGAAAGGGAAAGCCTCAAAGAAAAAATTAAAGAGACTTTAGAATTATTAGGGCTCACCGAAGATATTTTGAACCATTCTCCCTTTGAGCTTTCTTATGGAGAACAGAGGATGTTATGTTTAGCTTCTCTTCTCATATGGGAACCTACTTATCTTATCCTTGACGACCCTTTTGTGGGATTAGATTGGAAAAATAAAGATAAAGTTGTAACTGTACTCAAAACCTTAAAAAGGAAGCTTGGAATAACAATAATCTCTCAAGATTTCGATAGTGTTATTTCTTTTGTAGATAGAGTTAGTTTACTTATGGATGGAAAAATAATTTTCTCTTTTCCACCTCAAGAGGTGGATTGGGAGTTAGTAAAAAAAGCTGGATGCGATCTTCCTTCCAGTGTAATCCTTGCAGAAAAACTTAAAGAAAATGGTATTAAACTACGTTCAGATATAATACCTTATACTACGGAAAAGCTTATTGAAGCACTTAAATTCTAA
- a CDS encoding flippase-like domain-containing protein, with protein MATLKTKVRKGLKLFVILLVFTMLALLFFSDPEPGKKFSLNIIKKLSYAFKKIDPFFLLFSLLCWVIHVLLDSCRISLLCQGVSDKWCDLKTSIEIILTGAFLAAVTPFQTGGFPVQLYLLKKAKISYGKGSLIILLRAIFYSIMMLVLFPFLFPILIKETEIKSINILSKYSIIVYSIIILIITFILIKPEIIKRLVYRLIKKKRKKGTKLIFKLFKEIEEMKEGFWFFVKKKKWHSIGSFFLTFITYIPYFFIASLLLKGIGIEESFFKIAFLQLVVIFFSFFSPTPGATGVTEGVFAVLFLGIIGRNLLGVFTILWRFFTFYLSALIGGILVLDVLKLGDLEIDRKRI; from the coding sequence ATGGCAACCTTGAAAACTAAAGTGAGAAAAGGGCTTAAGTTATTTGTAATACTTCTTGTTTTTACAATGTTAGCCCTTCTCTTTTTTTCCGATCCTGAACCAGGGAAAAAGTTTAGTTTAAACATTATAAAAAAACTTTCTTATGCTTTCAAAAAAATAGACCCATTTTTTTTATTATTTTCTCTATTATGTTGGGTAATTCACGTTTTATTAGATAGCTGTAGAATTTCTCTTTTATGCCAAGGGGTAAGCGATAAATGGTGTGATTTAAAGACCTCTATTGAGATTATTTTAACAGGGGCTTTTCTCGCTGCAGTAACTCCTTTCCAGACAGGAGGCTTCCCGGTTCAGTTATACCTGTTGAAGAAAGCAAAGATTTCTTACGGGAAAGGGAGTCTTATTATTCTTCTTCGTGCTATTTTCTATTCAATAATGATGCTCGTTCTATTTCCTTTTCTTTTTCCTATCCTTATTAAAGAAACCGAGATAAAATCCATAAATATTTTATCCAAATACAGTATTATTGTTTATTCTATCATAATACTCATTATAACATTTATTCTTATTAAACCAGAAATTATAAAACGTTTAGTTTATAGATTAATCAAGAAAAAAAGAAAAAAAGGAACAAAATTGATCTTTAAACTTTTCAAAGAAATTGAAGAAATGAAAGAAGGATTTTGGTTTTTTGTTAAGAAAAAGAAATGGCATTCAATAGGAAGCTTCTTCTTGACTTTTATTACTTATATTCCTTATTTCTTTATAGCTTCTTTACTCCTTAAAGGAATTGGAATAGAAGAATCTTTCTTTAAGATCGCCTTTTTACAGTTAGTAGTCATATTTTTTTCTTTCTTTTCTCCAACTCCTGGGGCAACTGGAGTAACTGAAGGGGTTTTTGCTGTTTTGTTCTTAGGAATAATTGGAAGAAATTTGCTTGGCGTATTTACAATATTATGGAGATTCTTTACTTTTTATTTAAGCGCTCTTATCGGAGGTATCCTGGTTCTTGATGTTTTAAAATTGGGAGATTTAGAAATTGACAGAAAACGAATTTAG
- the folK gene encoding 2-amino-4-hydroxy-6-hydroxymethyldihydropteridine diphosphokinase: MIQAYISLGSNIGKRDENLQIAFNMISKLGEVKGSHIYKTEPWGREDLPEFLNACVFIRTNCSIKDLFFNLCFIEEKMGRKKKGKWEPRIIDLDLLLIKGIIFKTPKLVVPHPLLRERNFYLEPLSEIAEEEIEPISGEKIKNLLLKSPDKKKVWKTGSILQLRE, encoded by the coding sequence ATGATTCAAGCTTATATTTCTCTTGGTTCTAATATTGGCAAGAGAGATGAAAATCTTCAAATAGCATTTAATATGATTTCGAAACTTGGAGAGGTTAAGGGCTCACATATCTACAAGACCGAGCCTTGGGGAAGAGAAGATCTACCAGAATTCTTAAATGCTTGTGTCTTTATAAGGACCAATTGCTCTATTAAGGATCTTTTTTTTAACCTGTGTTTTATAGAAGAAAAGATGGGGAGAAAGAAAAAAGGAAAATGGGAACCAAGGATTATAGATCTTGACCTTCTCCTTATCAAAGGTATAATATTTAAAACTCCAAAATTGGTAGTTCCTCACCCTTTACTTAGAGAAAGAAACTTTTACCTTGAACCACTTTCAGAAATCGCAGAAGAGGAAATAGAACCAATAAGCGGAGAAAAGATTAAAAATTTACTATTAAAATCTCCTGATAAGAAAAAAGTATGGAAAACTGGGAGTATATTGCAGTTGAGGGAGTAA
- a CDS encoding MFS transporter, whose translation MKPLKDIPRNVKALGIVSLLNDAASEMIYPLLPVFLVSVLGAGPGILGIVEGISESTASLLKLISGWVSDKIRKRKFLIFIGYFLSGLGRPLIGLAGMWWQVAFIRFLDRLGKGIRTSPRDALISLSTPSEKKGKSFGFHRAMDHLGAIIGPIFAVILLKFGLSLKSLFLSSLLPGIITIIIVTLFVKEKEFKNNFRKNIGDFSVLSKNFKLYLFIIILFTLGNSSDAFLILKAKDTGIGVNFIPILWILLHFVKMVSSIPGGELSDKIGRRKVIAAGWIIYALIYLGFGFSFKAFHIWSLFALYGIFFGLTEGVEKAFVSDLVNKESQGTGFGLYHLTVGIAAFPSSVIFGFIWQKFGSFSAFAYGAFLGIIASILLLSLVRERN comes from the coding sequence ATGAAGCCACTCAAAGACATTCCAAGAAATGTAAAAGCTCTTGGAATTGTGAGTCTTTTAAACGATGCGGCAAGTGAGATGATTTATCCCTTACTTCCTGTTTTCCTTGTTTCTGTTTTGGGCGCAGGACCAGGAATTTTAGGAATTGTTGAGGGAATTTCAGAGTCTACTGCAAGCCTACTTAAGCTAATCTCGGGATGGGTTTCAGACAAAATTAGAAAAAGGAAATTTCTTATTTTTATAGGTTATTTCCTATCAGGTCTTGGAAGGCCTTTGATAGGATTGGCTGGAATGTGGTGGCAAGTTGCTTTTATAAGGTTTTTAGATCGTCTTGGGAAAGGAATAAGAACTTCTCCACGAGATGCTCTTATTTCTCTTTCAACTCCTTCTGAGAAAAAAGGTAAATCTTTTGGATTCCATAGGGCTATGGATCATCTTGGAGCTATAATTGGACCAATTTTTGCTGTAATTCTTTTGAAGTTTGGCTTAAGCCTTAAAAGTTTATTTCTTTCTTCGTTATTACCAGGCATTATAACAATTATTATTGTAACTTTATTTGTTAAAGAGAAAGAATTTAAAAACAATTTTAGAAAAAATATTGGGGATTTTTCTGTTCTCTCAAAGAACTTTAAACTCTATCTTTTTATTATTATTCTTTTTACCCTAGGGAATTCATCCGATGCTTTTCTAATTTTAAAAGCTAAAGACACAGGAATAGGAGTTAACTTTATTCCTATTCTTTGGATTTTATTACATTTTGTGAAAATGGTTTCTTCAATTCCTGGTGGAGAATTATCAGATAAAATTGGAAGAAGGAAAGTGATCGCGGCGGGCTGGATTATATATGCTCTTATTTATCTTGGTTTTGGTTTTTCATTTAAAGCTTTTCATATTTGGAGTTTATTTGCTCTTTACGGTATATTTTTTGGTCTTACTGAAGGAGTTGAGAAAGCCTTTGTTAGTGATCTTGTAAATAAAGAATCCCAGGGGACCGGTTTTGGTTTATATCATCTAACAGTTGGAATCGCAGCTTTTCCTTCAAGTGTGATATTTGGTTTTATATGGCAAAAATTTGGTTCTTTTTCTGCCTTTGCCTATGGAGCTTTTCTTGGGATAATTGCCTCTATCCTTCTTCTCTCTTTAGTTAGGGAAAGGAATTAA
- a CDS encoding radical SAM protein yields MKILLINPPIYDFAAYDFWMKPLGLLYISSLLKKEKHKVYLLDVVDRLDNYFREIKNDSLGRGKLKFVKVEKPKILEKIPGKFKRYGLPKRVIFERVKEFKPEVVMVSCSMTYWYLGLIEIREIINSLENKPILILGGIYPSLLPEHAKELGFERVYPIGEKYIKEIDFKIPDHFGLFPLPDYSHYSRLNYVALSTSVGCPFSCPYCATPYLYEKKEEKEEEQVVDEIYYFYKKGITKFAFYDDALLIPPERFINLCEEIKERGIKAYFFTPNGLHPRFISKEIARLMYEAGFKEPRLSLETSDEIIQEKFYLKTSNYEYVKAIENLLKVGYKKGEIYTYLLVGVPGISYESVEKSILFVGKVGVKVSLAEFSPIPKTPMDENLPDPLLTNNTVYYRYKNEEDKMIKVKKLAKEVNKKATNF; encoded by the coding sequence ATGAAGATTTTGTTAATAAATCCACCTATATATGACTTTGCTGCTTATGATTTTTGGATGAAGCCTCTTGGATTATTGTATATTTCAAGTCTATTAAAAAAAGAGAAACACAAGGTTTATCTATTGGATGTTGTAGATAGATTAGATAATTATTTTAGGGAGATAAAAAACGATTCCTTAGGTAGAGGAAAACTTAAATTTGTAAAGGTTGAAAAGCCAAAAATCTTAGAGAAAATCCCTGGAAAATTCAAAAGATATGGTTTACCAAAAAGAGTGATTTTTGAAAGAGTAAAAGAGTTTAAACCAGAAGTTGTGATGGTGAGTTGTTCAATGACTTATTGGTATCTTGGGTTAATTGAAATTAGAGAAATTATAAATTCTTTAGAAAATAAACCCATCTTAATTCTTGGAGGGATATATCCTTCTCTTTTACCTGAGCATGCTAAAGAACTTGGATTTGAGCGAGTTTATCCTATAGGGGAAAAATATATTAAGGAGATAGATTTTAAGATCCCTGATCATTTTGGCCTTTTCCCTCTTCCGGATTATTCTCACTATTCAAGATTAAATTATGTCGCTTTATCTACTTCAGTTGGTTGCCCTTTTAGTTGTCCTTATTGTGCAACTCCTTATCTTTATGAGAAAAAAGAGGAAAAGGAAGAAGAGCAAGTTGTAGATGAAATTTATTATTTTTATAAAAAAGGGATTACAAAATTTGCTTTTTATGATGATGCATTACTAATTCCTCCAGAAAGATTTATTAACTTATGCGAAGAAATAAAGGAAAGAGGTATTAAGGCCTACTTTTTTACTCCTAATGGGTTACACCCACGTTTTATATCAAAAGAGATCGCTCGTCTTATGTATGAAGCGGGCTTTAAAGAACCTAGACTCTCTCTAGAGACTTCTGATGAGATTATTCAAGAAAAATTTTATTTAAAGACTTCAAACTATGAATATGTTAAAGCTATTGAGAATCTATTAAAAGTTGGATATAAAAAGGGAGAGATTTATACTTATTTACTTGTAGGAGTTCCAGGAATTAGTTATGAATCTGTAGAGAAATCAATTCTTTTTGTGGGGAAAGTGGGAGTAAAGGTTTCTTTGGCTGAATTTTCACCTATTCCAAAAACCCCGATGGATGAAAATTTGCCAGATCCTCTTCTTACAAACAATACTGTTTACTACCGTTATAAAAATGAAGAGGATAAGATGATAAAAGTTAAGAAATTAGCTAAAGAGGTAAATAAAAAAGCAACAAATTTTTAG
- the panC gene encoding pantoate--beta-alanine ligase, whose translation MKIFRKITEQQNYSLEKKRKNIKIGFVPTMGFLHEGHLSLVDVAKRESDVVVVSIFVNPTQFGEGEDYNEYPRDESRDLELLREKKVDAVFIPEVREMYPEGFKTFCKVEELSDKLCGKTRPNHFRGVTTVVLKLFNIVQPDLAIFGEKDYQQYVIIKKMVRDLNLPIKIISSPIVREEDGLAKSSRNIYLTPIERKEASVLYESLILAKKLVENGICDVEFLKEKMIELIKTKKYPKIDYIEFVDPETLEEVKEVKKTVRVLMAVWIGKARLIDNMEISLK comes from the coding sequence ATGAAAATTTTTAGAAAAATAACTGAACAACAAAATTACTCCTTAGAAAAAAAACGAAAAAATATAAAAATTGGGTTTGTTCCCACAATGGGTTTTCTCCATGAAGGACATCTAAGCCTAGTTGATGTTGCAAAAAGAGAATCAGATGTAGTAGTTGTATCAATCTTTGTGAATCCTACTCAATTTGGTGAAGGAGAAGATTACAACGAATATCCAAGAGATGAAAGTAGAGATTTAGAGCTCCTTAGAGAGAAAAAAGTAGATGCTGTTTTTATTCCTGAGGTAAGAGAGATGTATCCAGAGGGATTTAAAACTTTCTGCAAAGTTGAAGAACTTTCAGATAAGCTTTGTGGGAAGACTAGACCGAACCATTTTAGAGGAGTTACAACTGTTGTTTTAAAACTTTTTAATATTGTTCAACCAGATTTGGCTATTTTTGGAGAAAAAGATTACCAACAATATGTGATTATAAAAAAAATGGTAAGAGATTTAAATCTCCCAATAAAAATTATTTCTTCTCCAATTGTTAGAGAAGAAGATGGCCTTGCTAAAAGTTCAAGAAATATTTATCTCACTCCTATAGAAAGAAAAGAAGCAAGCGTTCTTTATGAATCTCTAATCCTTGCAAAAAAATTAGTAGAAAATGGGATTTGTGATGTTGAATTTTTAAAAGAAAAGATGATAGAACTAATTAAAACAAAAAAGTATCCAAAGATTGATTATATAGAGTTTGTAGACCCTGAAACTCTTGAAGAAGTAAAAGAAGTTAAAAAAACAGTTAGGGTTTTAATGGCTGTATGGATAGGGAAAGCCAGACTCATAGACAATATGGAAATTTCCCTAAAATAG
- a CDS encoding M23 family metallopeptidase has translation MKKWTLLFITYKGKIWSITFSEKVVFYTIIVLSTLLGAFTYITIEGTKKKALLLEYKKLEYKRNEYLTKFLGIKQKVESLQENLAEIGRNNEILSLIGKLRAVNKAIKEMGTGGFQKTKEFYSLELDSGVKEVERQIEKVANLIELERQTLKNADNKLKELQDKLSHYPSLWPTTGRITSGFGWRPHPITGGKEFHKGYDISNRANTPVVATADGVVTFAGRWGGYGNVVVIDHGYGFSTRYAHLNRAYVKEGQEVKRGHVIGTMGCTGFTTGTHLHYEVRVLGNVVNPMGYLDTFPYTY, from the coding sequence ATGAAAAAATGGACTTTACTCTTTATTACCTATAAAGGGAAAATATGGAGTATTACTTTTAGTGAAAAGGTAGTTTTTTATACTATCATAGTCTTGAGCACATTACTTGGCGCCTTTACTTATATAACCATTGAGGGAACTAAGAAAAAGGCTTTATTATTAGAATATAAGAAATTGGAATATAAAAGAAACGAATATTTAACTAAGTTTTTAGGGATTAAACAAAAAGTAGAATCTCTTCAAGAAAATTTAGCTGAGATAGGTAGAAACAATGAAATATTATCCCTTATAGGAAAATTAAGAGCTGTAAACAAAGCGATTAAAGAAATGGGAACTGGTGGTTTCCAAAAAACTAAAGAGTTTTATTCTTTAGAATTAGATTCGGGAGTAAAAGAAGTAGAAAGACAGATTGAAAAAGTTGCTAATCTTATAGAACTTGAACGGCAAACCCTTAAGAATGCTGATAATAAATTAAAAGAATTACAAGATAAACTTTCTCATTACCCTTCATTATGGCCTACTACAGGACGTATCACAAGTGGTTTTGGATGGAGACCTCATCCTATTACAGGAGGGAAAGAATTTCATAAAGGATATGATATATCTAATAGAGCAAACACTCCTGTTGTGGCTACTGCTGATGGTGTAGTAACATTTGCAGGTCGCTGGGGAGGTTATGGAAATGTTGTTGTGATTGATCACGGATATGGTTTCTCCACCAGATATGCTCATTTAAATAGAGCCTATGTTAAGGAAGGGCAGGAAGTGAAAAGAGGCCATGTAATCGGAACAATGGGGTGCACAGGTTTCACCACCGGAACACATTTACATTATGAGGTTAGGGTTTTAGGTAACGTAGTAAACCCTATGGGTTATCTTGACACTTTTCCGTATACTTATTAA
- a CDS encoding nucleotide exchange factor GrpE, producing the protein MEEKKEIMNSEEEKPKEEVKEEDLVTKLQKEKEELKDKYLRALANYENLRKRAIEEKEKIYSFAIEEVFRKVLPILDDFNRAFKHLEDSKGKRKDYKSFVQGVRLIKANIEALLRNYNIEAFKSVGEKFDYSKHEAIQVIETALEEDDKILEEIETGYKIGDKILRPAKVIVAKKLEIKEEKNGEEGRKEGGDGE; encoded by the coding sequence ATGGAGGAAAAAAAAGAGATTATGAATAGTGAAGAAGAAAAACCAAAGGAAGAGGTAAAAGAAGAGGATCTCGTTACAAAATTACAGAAAGAAAAAGAAGAGCTAAAAGATAAATATCTAAGAGCATTAGCGAATTATGAAAATTTAAGGAAAAGAGCTATTGAAGAAAAAGAAAAAATTTACAGTTTTGCTATAGAAGAGGTTTTCAGAAAAGTTTTGCCAATTCTTGACGATTTTAATAGGGCTTTTAAGCATCTTGAAGATAGCAAAGGTAAAAGAAAAGACTATAAGTCTTTCGTCCAAGGTGTACGGCTTATTAAAGCTAATATTGAAGCCCTATTAAGGAACTACAATATTGAGGCCTTTAAATCAGTGGGAGAGAAATTTGACTATTCAAAACACGAAGCAATTCAAGTTATAGAGACCGCTTTAGAAGAAGATGATAAAATTTTAGAAGAAATAGAAACTGGATATAAAATTGGAGATAAAATTTTAAGGCCAGCTAAGGTAATAGTGGCCAAGAAGTTAGAAATTAAAGAAGAAAAAAATGGGGAGGAAGGTAGAAAAGAAGGAGGTGATGGAGAATGA
- a CDS encoding lysylphosphatidylglycerol synthase transmembrane domain-containing protein: protein MSITIILSLTLKKETIHHLKTISPFLLVLPFLSTGLRFFFDIWRLRYIVEAMGEKISWKGAFYFTMGGLAIGAITPMQIGGIPFQIYVCKREGISIPEGSAAIFTRGFLSALILPILIPFIYYYRRYMSIGVMSALIKYLIWFYGITGLFFLLLLTQSPRIQRRFGNKVKGIVLFKEIFTNKFKKRKKSFFKAYLTTFLSLSFYFLTTPFIIKGMGLKTPFFEATIVQIVMTYAMNFMPTPGASGLAEGSAAAIFYPIVKPTSILGVFIVLWRFFNAYLGIIIGVLAISKFISEK from the coding sequence GTGTCTATAACTATTATTCTTTCCCTTACTCTAAAAAAAGAAACAATTCACCACTTAAAAACAATTTCTCCTTTCCTCTTGGTTCTACCTTTTTTATCCACTGGACTACGATTTTTCTTTGATATTTGGAGACTCAGATACATCGTAGAAGCAATGGGGGAAAAGATATCTTGGAAAGGAGCTTTTTATTTCACAATGGGAGGGCTTGCAATTGGCGCTATTACTCCAATGCAAATTGGCGGAATCCCTTTTCAAATTTATGTATGTAAAAGAGAGGGAATTTCTATTCCTGAAGGGAGTGCTGCTATATTCACGAGAGGCTTTCTCTCTGCTCTTATTCTACCAATTCTTATCCCTTTCATTTATTACTATAGAAGATATATGAGTATTGGTGTAATGAGTGCTCTCATAAAATATCTTATTTGGTTCTATGGAATAACTGGATTATTCTTTCTCCTTCTATTAACCCAATCTCCTCGAATACAGCGTAGATTTGGAAATAAAGTGAAAGGAATTGTCCTTTTTAAAGAAATCTTTACCAATAAATTTAAAAAAAGAAAAAAATCTTTTTTTAAAGCTTACTTAACAACTTTTCTTTCTCTTTCTTTCTACTTCCTTACAACACCCTTCATAATTAAAGGAATGGGGCTAAAAACACCATTTTTTGAGGCAACTATAGTTCAAATAGTAATGACATATGCAATGAATTTTATGCCGACCCCTGGAGCTAGTGGCCTTGCAGAAGGAAGCGCAGCGGCAATTTTTTACCCTATTGTTAAACCAACTTCTATCTTAGGGGTATTTATAGTCTTATGGAGATTCTTTAATGCTTATCTTGGAATAATTATAGGAGTCTTAGCTATTTCTAAGTTCATTTCTGAAAAGTAA
- a CDS encoding energy-coupling factor ABC transporter ATP-binding protein has protein sequence MIKAEALTLKRNGNTILQNFNFSWDKGEKIVLLGPNGSGKTTLALGLAGIIPPSSGSIFIDSKNILEYDLKSLRKKIGIVFQDPETQFVTTNVEREISFGLSNIKEDKKEIKEKVHSIIKDFNLEFLLEKDPLSLSAGEKQIVAIASVYSMEPEYIIFDEVTSFLDRKWKEKIYEIWEKSYSSLLIITQNFKEINFGERVVFLENGKITFNGSASILERIFHFSYDSSFFRLLEENKEKISQYEKIIEVFK, from the coding sequence GTGATAAAAGCTGAAGCTCTAACTTTAAAAAGGAATGGGAATACTATCCTTCAAAATTTTAATTTTTCCTGGGATAAAGGCGAGAAAATTGTTCTATTAGGACCAAATGGTTCAGGTAAAACCACCCTTGCTCTCGGACTTGCAGGTATAATACCTCCTTCTTCTGGAAGTATCTTTATAGATTCAAAAAACATTTTAGAGTATGACTTGAAATCTCTTAGAAAAAAAATTGGGATAGTTTTTCAGGATCCGGAAACTCAATTTGTTACAACTAATGTAGAGAGAGAAATTAGTTTTGGCTTAAGTAATATAAAAGAAGACAAAAAAGAAATAAAAGAAAAGGTCCATTCAATAATTAAAGATTTTAATCTTGAGTTTCTTCTAGAAAAGGACCCCCTTTCTCTTTCAGCCGGAGAGAAACAGATTGTAGCCATAGCAAGTGTTTATTCAATGGAGCCAGAATATATCATATTTGACGAAGTTACCTCTTTCCTAGACAGAAAATGGAAAGAAAAGATTTACGAAATTTGGGAAAAGTCATATTCTTCCCTTTTAATAATAACTCAGAATTTCAAAGAAATAAATTTTGGGGAGAGAGTTGTTTTTTTAGAAAACGGCAAAATAACTTTTAATGGGAGCGCCTCTATTTTGGAAAGAATCTTCCATTTCTCATATGACTCTTCTTTCTTTAGATTACTTGAAGAAAATAAAGAAAAGATCTCACAATATGAGAAAATTATAGAAGTGTTTAAATGA
- a CDS encoding deoxynucleoside kinase — protein MENWEYIAVEGVIGVGKTTLVKLLSKEYEAKMVLEDIDGNPFLPQFYEDPERYAFPTQIFFLLSRYNELRNLTNRELFTRRVISDYTFDKDRLFALINLNEKEIIIYEKFYNLLEKDIIKPDLVVYLQASVDTLMERIRKRGRTYERKIKEDYIKLLVSSYNEYFFHFQKSPVLIVNSNEFDFLNEPSHLELLKKEIDSIRTGINYLSLG, from the coding sequence ATGGAAAACTGGGAGTATATTGCAGTTGAGGGAGTAATAGGGGTAGGAAAAACAACCCTTGTTAAATTACTTTCAAAAGAATATGAAGCGAAAATGGTTCTTGAAGATATAGATGGTAATCCATTCCTACCTCAATTTTATGAAGATCCTGAAAGATATGCCTTCCCAACTCAAATTTTTTTCTTACTTTCTCGTTACAATGAACTTAGAAATTTAACCAATAGAGAACTTTTTACAAGAAGAGTTATTTCTGATTACACATTCGATAAAGACAGATTGTTTGCATTAATTAACCTCAACGAGAAGGAAATCATTATATATGAGAAATTTTACAATCTTCTTGAAAAAGATATTATAAAACCAGACCTTGTGGTTTATCTTCAGGCAAGTGTTGATACCTTGATGGAAAGAATTAGAAAAAGAGGGAGAACTTATGAAAGAAAGATAAAAGAAGATTATATAAAACTTCTTGTAAGTTCTTATAATGAGTATTTCTTCCATTTTCAAAAGAGCCCTGTATTGATTGTAAATTCGAATGAGTTCGACTTCTTAAACGAGCCTTCTCATCTTGAACTATTAAAAAAAGAAATTGATTCAATCCGGACAGGAATCAACTATTTATCTCTTGGATAA